A portion of the Saimiri boliviensis isolate mSaiBol1 chromosome 1, mSaiBol1.pri, whole genome shotgun sequence genome contains these proteins:
- the CENPT gene encoding centromere protein T gives MADHHPDKDSTPRTLLRRVLDTADPRTPRRPRSARAGAQRRALLETASSRRLSRQTKMTTRRHSHGDRTISRSAYVQASGHLEEQTPRTLLKNILLTAPESSILMPKSVVKPVPAPQVVQPSGRESSLGSLELQLPELEPPTTLAPGLLATGSRKQRLRLSMFQQGVDQGMPLSQEPQRNVDASSLTSSLNLTFATPLQPQSVQRPGLARRPPARRAVDVGAFLQDLRDTSLAPANIVLEDTQPFSQPTVGYSPRVYRSLPCMPHTGAEDAELAASCKARSSGPGMQTSPQKPAQFLVGEAEEVDAFALDFLSTSSGISREDGVEPLQDGVEEAEKRMEEEGVSVSQMEVTGAQGPSRAEEPKGHREVTETEESQGTAEAKGPGASSGVEDASDRAASPELVSSTPESLQARRHHQFLEPDPPPGAAVLSSEPAEPLLVRRSPKPRTTGPRPQQALHKAGLSHYVKLFSFYAKMPMERKALEMVEKCLDKYFQHLCDDLEVFAAHAGRKTVKPEDVELLMRRQGLVTDQVSLHVLVERYLPLEYRQLLIPCASSGNSVFPAQ, from the exons ATGGCTGACCACCACCCTGACAAGGACTCTACGCCGCGTACGCTGCTGCGTCGCGTGCTGGATACAGCGGACCCACGCACCCCGCGGCGACCCCGGAGTGCTCGGGCTGG TGCCCAGAGAAGAGCCCTGCTTGAAACAGCTTCTTCCAGGAGGTTGAGCAGGCAAACAAAGATGACAACCAGAAGGCATTCCCATGGAGACAGG ACTATTAGCAGATCAGCATATGTTCAGGCCAGTGGGCACCTAGAGGAACAGACGCCTCGGACCCTGCTGAAGAACATCCTACTAACTG CCCCGGAATCTTCCATCCTGATGCCCAAGTCGGTAGTGAAGCCAGTGCCAGCACCACAGGTGGTCCAGCCCTCTGGACGAGAGAGCAGTCTTGGCAG CCTGGAGCTGCAACTTCCTGAGCTTGAGCCCCCCACGACCCTGGCTCCAGGTCTGCTGGCCACTGGCAGTAGGAAACAGAGGCTAAGACTGTCGATGTTTCAGCAGGGAGTGGACCAGGGGATGCCTCTCTCCCAAG AGCCTCAAAGGAATGTTGATGCCTCATCCCTCACCAG CTCCCTCAACCTGACCTTTGCCACACCTCTTCAGCCACAGTCAGTGCAGAGGCCTGGCTTGGCCCGCAGACCTCCCGCCCGTCGAGCTGTAGATGTGGGTGCCTTTTTGCAGGATCTGCGAGATACTTCCTTGGCTCCTGCAA ACATTGTGTTGGAAGACACCCAGCCCTTCTCTCAGCCTACAGTTGGCTACTCCCCCCGTGTGTACCGCTCCCTGCCCTGCATGCCTCACACTGGGGCCGAAGATGCTGAGCTGGCTGCCAGTTGCAAGGCACGGAGCAGTGGGCCAGGAATGCAGACCA GCCCTCAGAAACCAGCCCAATTTCTCGTaggagaggcagaggaggttgATGCCTTTGCTCTGGATTTCCTGAGCACTAGCAGTGGCATCTCTAGAGAAGATGGAGTAGAACCCTTACAGGATGGAGTtgaagaggcagagaaaaggaTGGAAGAAGAAGGTGTGAGTGTGAGTCAAATGGAGGTAACAGGAGCACAAGGACCCAGCAGGGCAGAAGAGCCCAAGGGACACAGAGAGGTGACAGAAACAGAGGAATCCCAGGGGACTGCTGAGGCGAAGGGACCAGGAGCATCTTCAGGGGTTGAGGATGCCTCTGACAGGGCAG CAAGTCCAGAGTTGGTCTCCAGCACCCCTGAGTCTCTCCAGGCTAGGCGACATCATCAGTTTCTTGAGCCAGACCCACCGCCTGGTGCTGCAGT CTTATCTTCAGAGCCTGCGGAGCCTCTGTTGGTCAGGCGTTCCCCTAAGCCCAGGACTACCGGCCCCAGACCCCAGCAAGCTCTCCACAAGGCTGGACTGAGCCACTACGTCAAACTCTTTAGCTTCTATGCCAAGATGCCCATGGAGAGGAAGGCTCTTGAGATGGTGGAGAAGTG CTTAGATAAATATTTCCAGCATCTTTGTGACGACCTGGAGGTATTTGCTGCTCATGCTGGCCGCAAGACTGTGAAGCCAGAGGATGTTGAGCTGCTGATGCGGCG GCAGGGCCTGGTCACCGACCAAGTCTCGCTTCATGTGCTAGTGGAGCGGTACCTGCCCCTGGAGTACCGGCAGCTCCTCATTCCCTGTGCGTCCAGTGGCAACTCTGTCTTCCCTGCACAGTAG
- the TSNAXIP1 gene encoding translin-associated factor X-interacting protein 1 isoform X2 — MTTGCKQGKPRSCQQHPFRTAKPRFLQKLENYLRKELLLLDVGTDSTEELRLQPYREIFEFFIEDFKTYKPLLSSIKNAYERMLAHQRETIRALEPLKAKLVNVNEECNERILAMRAEERHEISLLKKEKMNLLKLIDRKNEEKISLQSQVTKLRKNLAEEYLHYLSERDARKILIADLNELRYQREDMSLAQSPRIWGEDPVKLTLALKMTRQDLTRTQMELNTMKANFGDVVPRRDFEMQEKTNKDLQEQLDSLRASYEEVHKEHEILMQLHMSTLKERDQFYSELQEIQRTSTPRPDWSKCEDVVAGGPERWKVLAEGKNSDQLVDVLLEEIGSGLLREKDFFHGLGYGEAIPAFLRFDGLVENKKPSKKDVINLLKDAWKERLAEEQKETFPDFFFNFLEHRFGPNDAIAWAYTIFENIKLFHSNEVMSQFYAVLMGKWSENVYITQKKTVAQLLKEMTNADSQNEGLLTMEQFSTILKSTFPLKTEEQIQELIEAGGWHPSSSNADLLNYRSLFMEDEEGQSEPFVQKLWEQYMNEKNEYLQQLKQELYIELHEEVTLPKLRGALMSIDPSLDKQTVNTYISQAFQLPESQLPEEGDEKEDSIVEILQTALERLQVIDIRRMGPREPEPAS; from the exons ATGACTACCGGATGCAAGCAGGGTAAGCCAAG GAGCTGCCAGCAACACCCCTTTCGTACTGCCAAGCCCCGGTTCCTGCAGAAGCTGGAAAACTACCTACGCAAGGAGCTCCTCCTGCTAGATGTGGGCACGGATTCCACCGAGGAACTGAGGCTGCAG CCTTACAGAGAGATCTTTGAGTTCTTCATAGAGGACTTCAAAACCTACAAGCCATTACTATCCTCCATCAAGAATGCCTATGAGAGGATGCTGG CCCACCAAAGGGAGACAATTCGGGCTCTGGAGCCCTTGAAGGCCAAACTTGTCAATGTGAATGAGGAATGCAACGAGAGGATCCTGGCCATGAGGGCTGAGGAGAGACATGAAATCTCCCTGCTCAAGAAAGAGAAGATGAATTTGCTAAAACTCATCGACAGGAAGAATGAGGAGAAGATCTCATTGCAGAGTCAG GTGACCAAACTGAGGAAGAACTTGGCTGAGGAATACCTGCACTACCTCAGTGAGCGAGATGCCCGCAAGATCCTCATCGCAGACCTGAATGAGCTGCGGTACCAGCGGGAGGACATGTCATTAGCCCAGTCCCCAC GCATCTGGGGGGAGGATCCGGTGAAGTTAACCCTAGCTCTGAAGATGACTCGGCAAGACCTGACCCGCACGCAGATGGAACTCAACACCATGAAGGCCAACTTTGGCGACGTAGTCCCCAGGAGGGACTTTGAAATGCAGGAGAAGACAAATAAGGATCTTCAGGAGCAG CTGGACAGCCTGAGAGCCAGCTACGAGGAGGTCCACAAGGAGCATGAGATCCTGATGCAGCTGCACATGAGCACACTGAAGGAGCGGGACCAGTTCTACTCTGAGCTGCAGGAAATCCAGCGCACTTCCACACCACGGCCTGACTGGAGCAAGTGCGAAG ATGTGGTGGCCGGGGGCCCAGAGCGCTGGAAGGTGCTGGCTGAGGGCAAGAACAGCGACCAGCTGGTGGATGTGCTCCTGGAAGAGATTGGCTCGGGGCTTCTGCGGGAGAAAGACTTCTTCCATGGTCTG GGCTACGGGGAAGCCATCCCTGCTTTTCTTCGGTTTGATGGCCTTGTGGAGAACAAGAAGCCAAGCAAGAAGGACGTGATCAACCTCCTCAAGGATGCCTGGAAGGAACGTCTTGCAGAGGAGCAG AAAGAGACATTCCCAGATTTCTTCTTCAATTTCCTGGAGCATCGCTTTGGGCCCAATGATGCCATAGCCTGGGCTTacactatttttgaaaatatcaagcTCTTCCATTCCAATGAAGTTATGAGTCAATTCTATGCAGTCTTGATGGGAAAG TGGAGTGAGAATGTATATATCACCCAGAAGAAGACAGTAGCCCAGCTGCTGAAGGAGATGACAAATGCTGACAGTCAGAATGAGGGGCTACTAACCATGGAGCAGTTCAG CACTATCCTCAAGAGTACCTTCCCTCTCAAGACAGAAGagcaaatccaggagctgatagAAGCAGGGGGCTGGCATCCCAGCAGCAGCAATGCAGACTTGCTCAACTACCGCTCACTGTTTATGGAG GACGAGGAGGGCCAGAGTGAGCCCTTTGTACAAAAGCTCTGGGAACAATACATGAATGAGAAGAACGAGTATTTACAGCAGCTAAAGCAGGAGCTGTACATAGAACT CCATGAGGAGGTGACTCTGCCCAAGCTTCGAGGGGCCCTGATGAGCATCGACCCCAGCCTGGACAAGCAGACTGTGAACACTTACATAAGCCAGGCCTTCCAGCTCCCTGAGTCACAACTGCCAGAGGAGGGTGACGAGAAGGAAGACAGCATTGTGGAAATCCTCCAGACTGCCCTGGAGCGGCTTCAGGTGATTGACATCAGGCGTATGGGGCCTCGAGAGCCAGAGCCTGCAAGCTAG
- the TSNAXIP1 gene encoding translin-associated factor X-interacting protein 1 isoform X1: MATGCTLPQLPRPLVLVARLCVVMASQQSRCHSFSSASRLLPQPSGVTMDDSFLTEDKSTQKHKLPQKRRTLTGQFSMGGHLSPWPTFTSGQTILQNRKPCSDDYRMQAGSCQQHPFRTAKPRFLQKLENYLRKELLLLDVGTDSTEELRLQPYREIFEFFIEDFKTYKPLLSSIKNAYERMLAHQRETIRALEPLKAKLVNVNEECNERILAMRAEERHEISLLKKEKMNLLKLIDRKNEEKISLQSQVTKLRKNLAEEYLHYLSERDARKILIADLNELRYQREDMSLAQSPRIWGEDPVKLTLALKMTRQDLTRTQMELNTMKANFGDVVPRRDFEMQEKTNKDLQEQLDSLRASYEEVHKEHEILMQLHMSTLKERDQFYSELQEIQRTSTPRPDWSKCEDVVAGGPERWKVLAEGKNSDQLVDVLLEEIGSGLLREKDFFHGLGYGEAIPAFLRFDGLVENKKPSKKDVINLLKDAWKERLAEEQKETFPDFFFNFLEHRFGPNDAIAWAYTIFENIKLFHSNEVMSQFYAVLMGKWSENVYITQKKTVAQLLKEMTNADSQNEGLLTMEQFSTILKSTFPLKTEEQIQELIEAGGWHPSSSNADLLNYRSLFMEDEEGQSEPFVQKLWEQYMNEKNEYLQQLKQELYIELHEEVTLPKLRGALMSIDPSLDKQTVNTYISQAFQLPESQLPEEGDEKEDSIVEILQTALERLQVIDIRRMGPREPEPAS; the protein is encoded by the exons ACTGGTCAGTTCTCCATGGGTGGGCACCTGTCTCCGTGGCCCACATTCACCAGTGGCCAGACCATTTTGCAAAATCGAAAACCCTGTTCAGATGACTACCGGATGCAAGCAGG GAGCTGCCAGCAACACCCCTTTCGTACTGCCAAGCCCCGGTTCCTGCAGAAGCTGGAAAACTACCTACGCAAGGAGCTCCTCCTGCTAGATGTGGGCACGGATTCCACCGAGGAACTGAGGCTGCAG CCTTACAGAGAGATCTTTGAGTTCTTCATAGAGGACTTCAAAACCTACAAGCCATTACTATCCTCCATCAAGAATGCCTATGAGAGGATGCTGG CCCACCAAAGGGAGACAATTCGGGCTCTGGAGCCCTTGAAGGCCAAACTTGTCAATGTGAATGAGGAATGCAACGAGAGGATCCTGGCCATGAGGGCTGAGGAGAGACATGAAATCTCCCTGCTCAAGAAAGAGAAGATGAATTTGCTAAAACTCATCGACAGGAAGAATGAGGAGAAGATCTCATTGCAGAGTCAG GTGACCAAACTGAGGAAGAACTTGGCTGAGGAATACCTGCACTACCTCAGTGAGCGAGATGCCCGCAAGATCCTCATCGCAGACCTGAATGAGCTGCGGTACCAGCGGGAGGACATGTCATTAGCCCAGTCCCCAC GCATCTGGGGGGAGGATCCGGTGAAGTTAACCCTAGCTCTGAAGATGACTCGGCAAGACCTGACCCGCACGCAGATGGAACTCAACACCATGAAGGCCAACTTTGGCGACGTAGTCCCCAGGAGGGACTTTGAAATGCAGGAGAAGACAAATAAGGATCTTCAGGAGCAG CTGGACAGCCTGAGAGCCAGCTACGAGGAGGTCCACAAGGAGCATGAGATCCTGATGCAGCTGCACATGAGCACACTGAAGGAGCGGGACCAGTTCTACTCTGAGCTGCAGGAAATCCAGCGCACTTCCACACCACGGCCTGACTGGAGCAAGTGCGAAG ATGTGGTGGCCGGGGGCCCAGAGCGCTGGAAGGTGCTGGCTGAGGGCAAGAACAGCGACCAGCTGGTGGATGTGCTCCTGGAAGAGATTGGCTCGGGGCTTCTGCGGGAGAAAGACTTCTTCCATGGTCTG GGCTACGGGGAAGCCATCCCTGCTTTTCTTCGGTTTGATGGCCTTGTGGAGAACAAGAAGCCAAGCAAGAAGGACGTGATCAACCTCCTCAAGGATGCCTGGAAGGAACGTCTTGCAGAGGAGCAG AAAGAGACATTCCCAGATTTCTTCTTCAATTTCCTGGAGCATCGCTTTGGGCCCAATGATGCCATAGCCTGGGCTTacactatttttgaaaatatcaagcTCTTCCATTCCAATGAAGTTATGAGTCAATTCTATGCAGTCTTGATGGGAAAG TGGAGTGAGAATGTATATATCACCCAGAAGAAGACAGTAGCCCAGCTGCTGAAGGAGATGACAAATGCTGACAGTCAGAATGAGGGGCTACTAACCATGGAGCAGTTCAG CACTATCCTCAAGAGTACCTTCCCTCTCAAGACAGAAGagcaaatccaggagctgatagAAGCAGGGGGCTGGCATCCCAGCAGCAGCAATGCAGACTTGCTCAACTACCGCTCACTGTTTATGGAG GACGAGGAGGGCCAGAGTGAGCCCTTTGTACAAAAGCTCTGGGAACAATACATGAATGAGAAGAACGAGTATTTACAGCAGCTAAAGCAGGAGCTGTACATAGAACT CCATGAGGAGGTGACTCTGCCCAAGCTTCGAGGGGCCCTGATGAGCATCGACCCCAGCCTGGACAAGCAGACTGTGAACACTTACATAAGCCAGGCCTTCCAGCTCCCTGAGTCACAACTGCCAGAGGAGGGTGACGAGAAGGAAGACAGCATTGTGGAAATCCTCCAGACTGCCCTGGAGCGGCTTCAGGTGATTGACATCAGGCGTATGGGGCCTCGAGAGCCAGAGCCTGCAAGCTAG